DNA sequence from the Methanomicrobia archaeon genome:
TCGGCTATGCAAGCCTGCTGGAGCCCAAACTTACCGGTAGGGAGCGGGAATATATTCGGAGGATAGAGAAATGCGCGCGCGAACTCGAAGAGATGATCAATCGAATGTTAGAACTCGCGCGCATTGACGGTAGGAGGGTGGAGCTCAATCTCGAAGAGTTTTCTCTTCCGGACGTTGTGCGAAAGGTGATTAAGAACCTTGAGCCAGAAGCGAAGGCAAAAAGCCAAAAAATCTCCTTAGCAACTCCGGAGCTAAAAATTCAGGCGGATAAGCAGAAGACGGCCGCTATTTTCACTAACTTAATCTCCAATGCCATTCGATATACCGGTGAGGGGGGAAGAATAGACGTTATGGTTGAAGATAGGGGCGAGGATATCTATGCGTGCGTCGCCGATACGGGGATTGGCATTCCAGAAGAGCATTTACCAAAGATTTTTGGACGATTTTACATGGTCGACACCTCGTTGACGAGGAAGTCGGGAAGTCTTGGGCTGGGTTTATCTATAGTCAAAGAGTATGTAAAGTTGCACGGCGGTAGGGTGTGGGCAACAAGCGACCTCGGGCACTGGTCGAAATTCTCCTTCACCATGCCAAAAGAACAACTAACTAAAGGAGGTGAATGAGGTGAAAAAGCGGATTTTGATTGTAGAAGATGCGCTCTACATGCGAGAGATGCTGGTTGAGATGTTGGGAGCGGAAGAGGAGGAATACGAAGTGGTAGGCTTTGCTGTTAACGGAAAGGAAGCCGTGGCGAAGTATAAAGACTTAACGCCTGACCTTGTCACCATGGATCTGGTCATGGAGGAGATGGACGGGATTCAAGCGATACGGGAGATTAAAAAATATGACCCGAATGCTTTGATTCTCGTCATCACTGCATTGGGCACGCCGGAGCAGCGGAATGAAGCGCTGGAAGCAGGAGCAGATGAATACCTGTGGAAACCATTCACGGTAAAAAACCTCTCAGATATGCTTAGAAAACTGTTGAGAAAAGAGAAGGAATGAGCGAGGAAGTGGGTTTTGAGGAGATCGTGCGATCTCTCAGAAGGAGCAGAGTAAGGACTGAGATTCTCATGTATTTGTATAAAATCTATCCGGGCGCTTCGTATCCCGCGGAGATATCCAGGAACACCGGGATAGACTCTACCAATATCCTTGGCGGCTTGAGAGGGATGAGCAGCAGGTTCGGAGAGTCACATTCTCTGCTCAAGCAGGGGGTTGTGGAGAAGCTTGAGCGTGGAGACGCAACCTACTACCGGCTTTCAGAGCGCGGTAAAGCGTTGGTAGAGAGCCTGCAAGAGACTTAGCTAATCTTAGTCGCCGAATTTCGTATCGTACGTTACACGTTCTCGATTTTATCTGCTTTAAGCCTACAAGAAATACGTTCACATACTACAAAGAACCGAAAAGCTTTTAAGTACCTGCATCTATACATGTATATGTAGGTGCACATACACCTTTGGCGGGGTGGGTGAAAAGGGTATGTGAGCTACTATCCCTACAAGGGGTAAAAAAAGGGGGTGGAAGAAGAGAAATGGGAATAAAAAGAATCTTGAATACATGGCGATGTTTTGGTAAGAACCCGACGCTTGCGACAAGGGTACTGATGGCTACGGTAGCTGCAACAGTGTTGCCAGCCAATTCTGTCTGCTATCTGCGTGATTTGGAGAAAGCAGGGTATTTAGAAGATACCCAAACCTTAGCGATGGGAACTGCGATGCTGTATTCTATTGCGTTCACCGTGGCGTTTTCGTTCATGTATCTGACCTATGGCGTCGTGTGGTTTTAGGTAAAGGGGTAAAAAGGAGGAAAGAGCGAAATGTTTGATATGGGTGGCAAAAGGGGATTTGAGCGTTTATTTAGGTCTCTCAGAAGGAGCAGAGTAAGAACTGAGATTCTGATGTATCTGTATAACCACTATCCTATGGCGTTGTATCCTACTGAGATCGCCCGGGACACGGGGATAAACCCAATAAATGTCCTCGGCGGCTTGAAAGGGATGGGCAGGTTCGATACGTCAAGTTCGCTTCTCAAGCAGGGGTTTGTGGAGGAACTGAGTCAAGGGGATATACCCTTATACCGGCTTTCAGAGCGCGGTAAATTGTTGATGGAGCGTCTGCATGTATGACGTTTACGTTGACGTTGAAGGCCGTATCAGGGTCGATAAAAAAGGAGAAAGAGCAGAATGGTTGATATAGGGAGCATTGGAAGCGTACCTCCTGCGCTCATTTATCTTGCAGGAGCGGCATTACTCCCCTTGCTCGGAACGGGTAAGGTGAGGAAGGTTTATCTTATCGTCCTTGCTGCACTCGGATTGATCGGTGTGGCGTTGATAAAACCGCAAACGACCTGGGTATTCTCTGTTCTTCCGGGATTTGAGCTGACCTTCCTGCATGCCGATAGCTTGAGCATCCTAATGGGCTATATATTTGTGATAATCGGTGCTGTTGCAATTTTATACTCGTTAGAGCTGGTAAAAGAGAGCGGGGAACTCGTCTGTGGTTTGTTCTATCTTGGAAGCGCTCTGGGCGCGGTATTTGCCGGCGACTTCTTCACGCTCTACATATTCTGGGAGATCATGGCGTTCTCCTCGCTCGGATTGATCTGGTACAGCCGAACGGAGCGTGCGACAAACGCGGGGATGCGTTATATTCTGTTTCACCTGTTTGGCGGTTGTGCGCTGCTCGGCGGAATATTAATCCATTACATGAACACCGGCTCCATTGCCGTGGGCCCGGTCGAGCTGGGTATGGGCTATCTGCTGCTTCTTATCGGCATAGGCGTGAACACGGCATTTATACCGCTGCATTCCTGGCTACCGGATTCATACCCGAAGGCGACGATAGCAGGCGCGGTATTCATGTGTGTCTTTACGACGAAGACAGGAGTATACGTGCTGGCGAGGACCTTTCCGGGTGTGGAAGCGGTAGCGTATATGGGTGGTGTGATGTGTCTCTACGGAGTTGTATTCGCACTACTGCAGAATGACGTGAGAAAGCTTCTATCGTATCATATCGTCAGTCAGGTCGGTTATATGGTGGCAGGAATAGGAATAGGGACGTATATCGGGATAAACGGAGGAATGGCACACGTTTTCAACCATATCCTGTACAAGGCGCTCCTGTTCATGTGTATGGGTGCCGTGATATACGCAACGGGGAAACACAATCTCACAGAGCTGGGTGGGCTGGCGAAGAAGATGCCAATAACGATGATAACGTGTATTATAGCGGCATTATCCATTTCCGGTGCGCCGGGCTTTAACGGCTACGTAAGTAAGGGCATGGTAATCCATGCTGCTGAATTAGAAGGGATGCACGTGCTTGCGCTGGCGTTGATTATGGGCTCGGTCGGCACGGCTTTGTCCTTCTTGAAACTCACGTATTTCACCTTTTTCAGGAGCAACGACGAACTAGCAGCGAAAGAAGCACCGTGGCCAATGCTCATCGCCATGAGCGTTACCGCGTTCCTGTGCGTTGCTCTTGGCGTGTATCCGCAACTGCTCTATGGAATACTGCCGTATGCAGATGTGGCGTTCCACTACCATCCCTACGCACTGGGGCATACGATACTCACCCTGGAGTTACTGATGGTGACCGCAGTGGGATTCGTCATGCTCCGATCCGTATTCTCACCACACGAGCGCGTATCCTACGACATAGATCATCTGTACAGGAAAGCGGGCCGGGGCTTTATATGGCTCTGTGAACAACCGTTAGTGACCGTTGCTGATTTCATAGACAAGGGCTTGTTGAGAATTGCTGATGCTCTTGTGTGGTTCGGTAAGAATCCAACGGCGGCGTCACGAGTGCTGGCGGCTATGGTGACCGCAGCGGTACTGAGACCGTTCACTTATACGACCCAATACGAGCAGGATTTGGAGCGACTCAAGCGGCTGTCAGCAGAGGAACCAGTGGTAAGCGTAAACTTAGGAACCGGCGTGCTGCTCGTCGTCATATTCTTCACGCTCTATCTGATCGTTTATCTGACGCACGGGGTGTTCTGGGTTTAGCCAGAGTCAGCATTAGCAAAGAGCAGCCAAAAGAAACCAAGAATAAAATAAAAAATAGAAGGTGGGCCTGCTTCATCCAATCCAGCAGGACCCGCTCTTTACCATTCTCGTTCAAACGCAACCCAGGTTTCCGTCGTTGAGACCACTCTGCTTTGGTCAAGGAACGTTTTAATTACGTTGGGATCGGTAGCCTCATAAATCCACACCGCATCATACCGACCAAGTGTGAGATAGACGTGCAGGAACGTGACACCCTTGGGTGGCGATTTAAGTAAGGTGTCGCCGAATTTTTTCGCTTCCTCAGCCATGCCTGGATTGATTCTCACGCAGGTTATGAATAGCATCTTTTTTTATCACCTCCATAGTAATCAAAGGTTTGTTCACATTAATAACTCTCATACCGTTCAAACAATCACTACCTAAAAATGGATACTCTTAGCCACTTTGGTTCAATTGCACGCACAGCCCGCTCGTTTATGTTTCAATAGAAAATGCAATGCTACGTGTGTTTACTCAGAACTTATGAAACGACGTTATTTACCGCTATCTCTACCAGCTCGTAGATATGCAGCGAGATCGTGTTTATAAACGGTGCGAGCGTTTCGACAGGCCTCAGAACGAACGCTAAAAAGAAGATAACGGAAAAAATCGCCGTTATCGTTAACGGGATGAGCATGAACAGAGGCGCCTCTTGTATCGTTATCTGTTCGGATGCGCCTTCTGGGTGCTTGAAGAACGCGGTGTGGATGATAGGGAAGAAATAGACGACGTCCAGCAACGAAGCTGCTAGGAGGACAAACAGGAAGATTATCATGATGCTGCTGCCTTCTAACGAGCCGAGGCAGAGATACCATTTACTTATGAACCCAACCGCGGGCGGAATGCCGCACATTCCCAATGCGCATACGGAGAATGCGAGCATCGTTACCGGCATGGTCTTTCCTATGCCGCCCATCTCACTTATGTTCTTCTTCCCGGTAGCGACCAGTATGGCACCCGCACAGAGGAAGAGCGTTATTTTCATGTAGCCATGAAACGGGATATGCATCATTGCGCCTCGCATGCCGTAGAACATTGGATTCTCTGCAGCTATCGAGGGCAACAACGCCGCACCGAGGATGATATACGCGAGCTGGTTAATAGTGGAGTACGCAAGTCTTCGCTTCAGGTTGTCCTGTGCAATGGCGAACAAATTGGCAACGATCATGGTAAAGCCCGCGATACAGGCGAGCGCCAATGCGAGCGTGAGGCTCTCGTCTAGGAAATATACCTCGCGCATCAGATCGACACCATAGATGTAGCCAACGATCCTGACGATCCCAAACACGCCCGCCTTCACCACGGCGACGGCATGCAAAAGCGCACTCACCGGCGTTGGCGCGACCATCGCGGTCGGCAGCCAGGAGTGGAACGGCATCCA
Encoded proteins:
- a CDS encoding response regulator; translated protein: MKKRILIVEDALYMREMLVEMLGAEEEEYEVVGFAVNGKEAVAKYKDLTPDLVTMDLVMEEMDGIQAIREIKKYDPNALILVITALGTPEQRNEALEAGADEYLWKPFTVKNLSDMLRKLLRKEKE
- a CDS encoding monovalent cation/H+ antiporter subunit D family protein; the protein is MELMTPLFVILCPAIASPLILLFGKRPNIREGVTIAAGIAMFSLVLSMIPTILAGEVIEFTFFETLFEGVVLGFKVDAFGLIFALTSSSLWILVSFYAIGYMRSLKEHAQTRFFFSFAVAIAGALGIAMSRNLLTMFVFYEILTVSTYPLVIHDQTQEALSAGRKYFAYLLTSGVFFLFAVMMTYYLTGTTDFTNGGIAALSSASRLTLVILFFCFLLGFLKAAWMPFHSWLPTAMVAPTPVSALLHAVAVVKAGVFGIVRIVGYIYGVDLMREVYFLDESLTLALALACIAGFTMIVANLFAIAQDNLKRRLAYSTINQLAYIILGAALLPSIAAENPMFYGMRGAMMHIPFHGYMKITLFLCAGAILVATGKKNISEMGGIGKTMPVTMLAFSVCALGMCGIPPAVGFISKWYLCLGSLEGSSIMIIFLFVLLAASLLDVVYFFPIIHTAFFKHPEGASEQITIQEAPLFMLIPLTITAIFSVIFFLAFVLRPVETLAPFINTISLHIYELVEIAVNNVVS
- a CDS encoding Na(+)/H(+) antiporter subunit D, encoding MVDIGSIGSVPPALIYLAGAALLPLLGTGKVRKVYLIVLAALGLIGVALIKPQTTWVFSVLPGFELTFLHADSLSILMGYIFVIIGAVAILYSLELVKESGELVCGLFYLGSALGAVFAGDFFTLYIFWEIMAFSSLGLIWYSRTERATNAGMRYILFHLFGGCALLGGILIHYMNTGSIAVGPVELGMGYLLLLIGIGVNTAFIPLHSWLPDSYPKATIAGAVFMCVFTTKTGVYVLARTFPGVEAVAYMGGVMCLYGVVFALLQNDVRKLLSYHIVSQVGYMVAGIGIGTYIGINGGMAHVFNHILYKALLFMCMGAVIYATGKHNLTELGGLAKKMPITMITCIIAALSISGAPGFNGYVSKGMVIHAAELEGMHVLALALIMGSVGTALSFLKLTYFTFFRSNDELAAKEAPWPMLIAMSVTAFLCVALGVYPQLLYGILPYADVAFHYHPYALGHTILTLELLMVTAVGFVMLRSVFSPHERVSYDIDHLYRKAGRGFIWLCEQPLVTVADFIDKGLLRIADALVWFGKNPTAASRVLAAMVTAAVLRPFTYTTQYEQDLERLKRLSAEEPVVSVNLGTGVLLVVIFFTLYLIVYLTHGVFWV
- a CDS encoding transcriptional regulator, whose protein sequence is MSEEVGFEEIVRSLRRSRVRTEILMYLYKIYPGASYPAEISRNTGIDSTNILGGLRGMSSRFGESHSLLKQGVVEKLERGDATYYRLSERGKALVESLQET